AGCTGGCAGAGGGAAAAGTTGCACTAAATCCAGCACAGTGGTGGGGAAGGTATCTCCAAGTACAGCTCTACCCATCTGGAAGAGACACTGCCCTGATCTCCAGACCCCAACCAAAAGTTGGGCCAAATCTGTTGGGGACAGCAGAAGCTTTCTGTTTCTACAGGTCAAAAGGCACTCATTTGTGCACCAAGGTACTGAGAACAGCAGGACAGGTGAGGTTAACACATGGTGAGCCCCAGGGTGACCCAGGAAAGCTGCAAACATCACTTTCTTCCTTAAGACAGTTTAGTAGCATTGCTCCAAATATTCACACAGATCTGTGTCTTAAATAAGAATGAGTTTCTAGGTTTATGTAGGCCTCTTTGTCCATTAATTTTGGTAAGAGGTTGAAATTGTGGTGTTTGATTTTTCCCGTGAGCAATGATGGCTTAAGATAAAGTCTGGCAAGATAAATATTGCAAGTGGTGTGAACAGTGTATGAACGTGTAAGCACTGAATGTGCTGTATTGATCACTAAGAATGCTATTTCTAATTAATCAGATTGAGAAATGAGTTGTTTCTGCCAAGCCTGTAACAACGCCTGATAAGTTATTCCTCTTGTGTTTTATCAGCGGAAGATCCTAATCTAACAACACAAAAAGCACAGAGATTGTCCAGTATCACTCCCGCtgccccttttcctccccacccAACAGGAAGGTAGCAGCCAAAGCAAAAGACCGCTCCCAATTACATATGCGATATAGCCTAAAACAGTTTGTTACTGGGCTGTTATGAATACCCTTGAGGGAAAGGTTAGCGCCGGATGGGACACCAGCTCAGCTGGTGCCTTGTTCCTCTGGAACAAGGTCCGCGACGCGGTCTGGGAGCTTCCGCCTCCACGGGATTTATCTCATCTTTCTCCGTGTTTCCACGTACTTGGCTGTGAGCAACAATCCCTGTCGCCGCCTTCCCGGGACGCATTCCCACGTCTGAGGAGGGTTTCGGGCGGAGATGAGCAGTGAGTGCCGGGCGCGCGTCAGCCTGACAGCGGCGCCGGGAGTTGGACCCTGCCGTGGGGACGCAAGGCTGGAGGCACCGCCCGCGGCTCGCGTCTTCTTCCGCCGTCCTCCCTTCCTACCCGGGAGGGGCCTCCAGCTGTCGGACTCAGTCGGCAGCTGCCTTCGGAAACCTCTGTGACGCCAGCAGGGGGAAAGTTTCTTTGAAGTTAAGGGAGATTCCCAGACAGTGGTGGGGGGCGTTTTGTCCAGGGAGCGGCACAGCCCGTGGCTCAGGAGCCCTCCGAGGTGCTGTTTTGGGAGACGCAGTAAAGGATTTGCGCTTTACTTGCCCCAATctttaaccctttttttttttttttctttttcttttcttttcttcttctttttccgttcgttttggtttttgtttcctCACTCTCTGCAGCACCCGTGACTGGAGTTGTGACCTAAAGGgacttctttctttctgtgccCGGTATAGCTACACGGTATAGACTCGTCCCTCGTGTGAATTCTTGTTGCTACCCGGGTGTGTGCAGTGGTGCATTAAGGGCTTTAATGGGTACTAAAGCAGCGAAGCAAAGGATTGTTATTGAAAACTCTGCTTGCCTGCAGGCATGGTACATCTTCCCCTGCTTTATAAACAGCTCTGTGACTCGATAGTTTTTGCTTGCTATGCTGGCCCTTGATTTCTGCATGCTTGTGGGAATATCTGAATTTCTTATAGCTGTGCTCGAATATCTGATTACACAAACTTTTTTCATTGGGCTCGTTGCTGGTACGTTCTTGTTTCCTGATTTTACACATAAGATCTTGATCTCTATTTGTTCTTGGTAACTGGAGAGTTATATCAGGAGTTGTTTTAGCACAGtgtgtttaaaatttaaatgcagGCTACTGGTTGTGGGTGTACACAGTGTGTACACAAGTTCTTGgcaatttgtttttaaatccttttttcttcatcttattTATCGATTTATTTACCAGCCCTTCTATTTTAACCTGTATAATatagaaaatgcttttcagttgactatctcttttattttttgaatgttgtgaaaatctttaaaaggtTGGGCTTTGCTTAAATTCTTGACACAAGATGGTCCCAGGATGCTTCAGCTAGTTTTGCAGGCATTGGCAAAAAAAACTCAGGAGTGGGTAGAGTGTGttacagaagtattttttgCAAAATTATGTTTCTTCTTGAATATAACACCAACTTCAGTTCCAGGCAGGTCTACAATTCAGTTGTAGGAAACAGGGCAATAAAACTTGTCAAGTCTTGCTGTCTGACTGTGGAACtatattctttttcatttgaaaaatttACTGTTAATTCTTGCACCCTGAATGTACAATATCACCAGAAGATGATCTGTCATCTctatttggttttctttaggTGAAGCAgattttctcttccaaaatgACTTTACAAgctctggttttttgtttggcaTATTCTGGGCTTGGAAAGGCAAATGGTAAGTTGAATTTCCTGAAATCTGCTTGAAATTGTTTGGGGAACTGGTTTCAGGTTTCTGAGACTTCAGCAGAGTAAGAGACAAAAATAGGTGAAATACAGATTGCTGGTGCTGCTTGACTTACATTGCTGAGACAGAGACATGGAGCTGGTAGTTGTGACACAAATCCTCCTGGAGCGTCATTTAGAGATGGGAAGGACAAGAAATATCCCATATCTACAGTGACACTGGACACCATTGTTAACCTGAGTTGACAGCTTCCAAAAGTGGGGCATCCGAAAACGACTTCCATCCCTCCATCTCAAATGCACCGTGAACTCTGAAACTACAGTTCAGAAAGCCTTTTAAAGGCATTTTGCTGTTTACTTCTCTGATAATGGCTTGTTGCATACTTCTCTTATGCATTCAATCTTCCTCTAGCTCTTAGGAAACAAAAATTGAGTATTTGCTGAGAATAGGAAGTCATGAGCTGATTTAGTAGAACTTAAGAGGGAAGTCTGCAGATATGGGTACAGAAATAGGTCcgtctttttgtcttttaagtAGCTTAGAAGAAAGCTAAAGCCTCAGCCAATGTAAATCAACATAACTTCATTGATTCCTAGGAGTATGCAGGAGATGGACTTTTTTGTAGGGGAAAGCCTacaaaaacagaaacaataTGTAACTGAAGGAGTTGTGTCTGTGGGTAATCCAGGCCTTAGAATCAACATTAGGCTTCTGAATGTGTGATATCTGCCCATTTCATTAACTGTTTACTGTCATTGCAGTGGTTCCGCAGGCTGGACACACAACAGTGAGGACGGGTGACAGTGTGACTCTGAGTTGTGCCCTGACAAAACCCATGGATGTTCTGCAAGTGACATGGCAAAAGGACTCAGAAGAATTACATGATAATATAGCTACATACAGTGAAACGAATGGATTAAGGATTCAGAAGCCCTATGAAGACAGAATGAATTTCACAAGTTTGGAACTCAACAAGACAAGCATAACTTTTTGGGACACCAGAATGGATGATTCAGGATGTTACAAGTGCCTCTTCAATGTTTTCCCTTCTGGTCCTCTCTCAGGAAATACCTGCCTGAGTGTTTTTGGTGAGGTTCTCTGCAGGGATATGTCTCTAGTGAAATAAGAGGTGTTTTCTCACCCACAGTATTTCCTTGAGCAGATTCAAGAATTGCAGTGATGGGAGCATCCCCTGGTGGAACATGATGTAGAAACAGAGCAATACTGCTGTGAGCAAAATTCTTTGGGTCATATTCAAGATTATTGTGGTCATTTTGGCTCTTGTTTGTTACTCCTTGAGTAGCAGCTGAAAAGCAAGGAGTGGAATCTTTCTAAGTCCTTGATCAGTCCCATCTGGAACTTAGGCAAACCAACATTGGAGTTTGCTTTTGGTGCAAGGTACAACCCCAgtaataaagcctcttatttggccttatTATCACGCAGAGCAATATAGCCCGGGGGCCCAGTCACCAGAGAGACGGGGTGCCCGAAGGCTAAGCTAGCTCAGGCCGAACTGCCACGGGCCCAACTCCATAGCTAGCTTGGTAGCTGTCAGCTCTTATAGTGATTGCAAactcttaggatttcagctcttgctTGCTAGGTAAGTTTGCCCttggcttgaggctgcagcagacggcagagagaggagaaggagaggcgCTGGCTGGTTCTACAGAGATGGCTTTATTGGGGAAGTCTGCGAAGGGtcccagtgacagctcttcttctctcgaatggggtacagtatgcccTTTTTATAGAGTTGGATAGAATCCAAACTTAACCAATGGTAAGGGTTTAGGGGTATCCATAATTAACCAATAGTAAGGGTTAAAGTAACAAAGCCTTATAAGGTTACAGATTTAGGTTATGGGGCGGAGgtcagggaaacaggaattttcttttgctgtttcagcattcctattgttcatattctccatggtgcttttcccaaacttatggggtttactacaccCCAGTGCTGTCAGCTGCTCTCCCAAACCCTACCATTGATAGGGAATTAGCAGATAGGACccataaattattttacttaacagattattttaatatttggatTTCAGATTGAGTGAAATCTTTGGGGTATACTACTTCAGTATGGGGGAAGGAGTATTGAGTCATGGAGGGGATCTTACCTGAGAAACTCTTCTTGGATTCCTTGCCATTGGGCTCAGTATGAATCCAGTAAGCTTTGCTCTAATATGTAATGGTTAGGCTGCTACTACTGCTTACGACCAGGTGCTCACTGTGGTGGTGACTTGCCTCATTTGTGTGTTGGAAGGTCTCAATGCATCTGTCCATCACAACATTTCTGAAGATTATCTGATAGTCATCTGTAATGCTAATGGCCTCCCAGAGCCCACCATCACCTGGAACAACCTGTTCAACTCTACTCCTACACAGAAGACAGTCAAGCACAAAAATGGGATTGTGTCCATCACCAGTACACTGGAAATCTACAATATTCAGAGCATCAGTGCACAGGATTTGATCTGCAAAGTAAGCAACACAAATGAAACATTTGAAATGcctgtgaaaataaaaggagGTAGGTGAGAAGTACAGGCAACTTGTTAGCATTCTCTTGGCTTCCATGTTTTGCGGTAGCATATTTGGATAGGAATCTtctgggaagaggagggaatgagatgTTTATATGTCAGGAAATCCTATTTGTGTCCACTGTTGTCTTTGAGGTAGTAACATATTGGAGTCCTatccagaaaaggaaaaaagccagaCTAATCAGCTAGGGAGATATGGGGTTTAGAGGCACCATGCATTGTACAGCAAGTTGAACTTAGGTTTCCACGTTGAACTTAGGTTTCCACGTAGgccttcataatttttttaacagcttaaaaataaatataaatatatgtcaGCTGATATCCATAAGTAGAATGATGAGTAGAAACTCTATGGGTTGTTGATGAAGTCagaaattttgaaattcatAACAAACTGTCTCTGAATCAAATGTTCCAGTTCAATTTACTGCATGTTTTGTTGTATATAATCTGTACACGATGTTTTGGTTTCTCTGATTTTTTGCCAAGGCGCACGTCCACTGCAGTAATGGTCAGAGAGGAACAGTACTTTCAGGCATACAGGGAGGGAGTCAGTTGAAGATACTTATGTTTGGTTTATACAGAAATCTTAGATATATTAATGTAACATCTGAATATCTTATAGtgttaatttatttcttcttccaaCATTCTGTTCTGCTGGAAAGACTTTGACCCTCTTTCTGCAGATAAGAAATAGAAACATTAAAAGCTGAAGAACCATTTTTACTTCATACAGGAGCATTGACTTGAGTGATTTAAAATTCACATGTCTCTATATACAGAGCCTTAAATTGAAGACCACTTGTAAATTAgcaaggcaggaaaagcagcttgtAGCTGTGGGTTGATTCTGAAATTACACACTCAAGAAGTAATTGTTACAGGAATAGTAGTAAAGAGCAGGATCTGATTTTTAATATCTGCTCTCTAAACATTCAAAAGTAATTTAGTTCTTAATTCTGAATTACATTacaattctgaaaaaatatacTAATCTTTTTGTCCTGTCTCCaatattcttttgttttggtcttttaaaaagcaaatgcatatctcagaaagcagaaaactAAGACTGTTGTTATTTCTTGTTAAGTGGATAAAAAAATCAGCTAAGAGCTTGTTGTTTTAACAATCTTATATTTTAGAGGACAAGAAGTTCAAAGGAATAGTTCAacataaattctttaaaatacatgATTGTTTTGGCTCAAGTCAAGTAAATTTCAAGTCATACCATTTTCCAGCTAATGTCAGTGAACATTGAGATGAGCCTTTTGATTAATAGTAGTCAAATGAAGTGGTAATGTCTAACCAGGGAGGAACACTTACACTCAGCTGTTGGGTAGAGCTATTTGCAGGCAGCAAAACATAGCCGgtcttattttcttaaaattaatgtTGCCTTTTCAGCAgtgtttaaaagtttaaaaagtgtttaaaagtaaaaagtgttttaaaataaaaataataaaattctgggtgaacaaaaaaatccttctaaAAGAGTTAAGACTTGTATGAAGTTCTGCTCGTGTGTGTATGCCAACCACTGTATCAGGTATAGGAATGGCAGTATTCTTTGCCATGAGCACATCTTTTCTtcaaattttctgtggaaaagtaGCTTCGTGGCTCGCTGAGATGAGATTAATTTGCTCTggatgttttcttgttttgttttcacagaaGAGGGATCGTCATTGCTTTGGCTGGTGATTATTGTGGTGCTTTTAGTAGTCATGATAGTTCTGATTCTGTTCTGGAGGAAGATCCTATGCAGGAGGAATTGAAGTGGTTTCCACCAATGTGTGGAAACTTGTGGTTTTCCTAGAGCCCATAATAAGGTCTGATCATCTGCAGAGAAGAACAAGACTTTGTTGGGATACTGTccggttcggctgtctgtctctgcccggacacgggtagggtggttcttgggcgGCCCGCTCTTcaaaggatgagtctggactcttcagtttttcGATCTTttgattgtttattgtttcttatctacagaattttctttctgcccaacagaggtctgacctgcaaggcagccaagggcactctgaccacccatgACGGGCTTTAAATTCCACTAATATATTTAGAAACACGAGCACATATTTACTCAGTTCCTGGCTAAATACTTGCTTCAGGGCTATAATACAatataaagaaatgtttcaagGAGTATCACACCTATCTATGGTGAATTTAGACCTACTATTAAGGTCTAAATTCATAGACCTACTATGAATTTAGCATCTACTATTAAGAGGGTTTGACCTAATGAATCTGCTATTACCAGAGACACAAAAGTCTCCactgagaagaaagagaaatgaacaCTTACTGCACCCCAGATAGAATGTCTTAATTGTAAAATGTATGTGAGGCTTTCATTGATCCTATAAACAACTCAGAAGATAAAATTTCTGGTTGAATTTTCAGACCAACCTGGAATTTAAAGTGCAAGGAGTTTGTTCTTAAATCCTGCTTTTTAAAggatcagaagaaaaatgtgaaatgctTAGAATAAAAATGTATCTTTACTCTAGAACAACCATTCCAAACACAAATGAGCTTGTACGAAGAATACCATGAAGGAGAGACCTTGAGATGGAGGTGATCTGGTAGAGCTTTGGGATCACTCCCTGGAGCAGATCTGAGACTGACCAGGAAAAGAGAGTGCCAAAAAGCACAGGTGCTTCTTTGCAGTGTTTTGAAGCCCCTTGGCTTCTTGCATGGCAGATGAGAAACACACTGAAATGCTGCATCTGTGCTGGGGCCTGAAGCTGGACCAGTGCCACTCAGTGAAAGGCTGCTTGATAGGACCAGGTTGTTCATGTTTGGAGTAGGCTGAGGATCTTAACACGTCCTAGCATGATTCTGGCCCATGGATATTAGTAGTTCCCTGGGCAATGCCATCGAATGGGTTCAGTGATAATTTGTAACAGGGTCatccccagcaggcagcaggttTCTTAGACCTTACACCACCCTAGGTATTGGGCTTGGAGCCCAAGCCATTTTGTGCATCCTTCTTCCCTGACATGGCTCATGTAAGACGTTATTCATTGCTGCGGAGACGCCGCTGTGATGCACAGCAACAGAGCCTACAGTATCCCTTATATGGGAAACTGAACAGATCCCCCTCCCCTGCCTTTTAAGGAAAGCATAAGACACAGAAAAGCATTCGTTTCAACTGAAAGCATTGTGCCTCTTTTTCCTTAGCTAGAGGCTCAAAGCTTTAAGTCCCTCTGTGTCTCCAAGTGAAATGGCATCTCATGCCCTGCTGTCTGGGAAGACATCAAGATTCCTGGCACCACATGCATGCCAACTGTCACAAGGTCAAGACTTAATGTAAATCCCTATTCGCTGGAGCAGAGGACATAAATTAGATGAGCACTGTTTAGTAGTGGGTGTTTGTTGGATTAAAGTTTATCAAGAAAAGCAGGATTTGAATGACATCAGTTATTTGTAttccttcccatttttcatGGGTTTTGTTTAACTGTGATGCCAGGATGTGATTTCTGCAGTGAGGTTGTAAGTCATTAAGTCTCTGTTTGTTTAATATAGTCCAGTTTTTATTAGGCATAGTCTGTATCTTTTCAGTTGCTCTTTGGCCTTTAGTTTCAAAAATGTATTGCACTGACCTGGATCAGTTTTGAATAAAGGCAGCTGTTGTGTTGTGCCTGTataagttggactgttctgttcccccctATCATGctatggttctgccctggttctcccttccctccttatgctgccagttatcccaactcctccccagttgctTTGGAGATTAATGTACCATTTCTGAAATCCCTCCCCGGTGCCCTGTCCGTCGCTCAgcgctcccacccttctctctagaactctagaaacttccagctagagcatcgagtgattggctcaggggccggggccccacCCTCAAGTTATCCCCACTGGGGTTTtccctaagtcaatcttttgtatcccactcccctctgaaaccctattcgtccaaggactgactcctcccctgtgtccctccctccttataaGCTGCTGcaaaacaccccccccccccccccccccccgtgctCTTCGGTTTCCCCTGGGACCCAATAAACCTCgattcaccacagctggagagcgctcttttcttatttctgctgactgtagccaTAAGCCAAGCCACGTCCTACCACAAGGTCACGCTGCTGTCATAGCACAGAGCGTTTGCCTTAGGTGCTGTCCCGAACCACAGAGATTGGGATAGTGCCTTCGTACTGCTAGCGGTGCTGGAAAGCTATCCGGAACATCCAAGAAGGACAATCTTTCTCCAGCTGGACCACTTCAGGCAGCATTACTTTCTCCAGAGTAATTTTTACCAACTGATCATATTCCTTCCTATGTGACCATCTAAGTGAAATGTGTAGTCGGTCTTCTTAATTTACACCTGTTTCCCTGAAGACATTATTAATTAGTTTGCTGTAAAACTTCTGTGGTGGTGCAGTTTGATCACTCTGTCaccatctgatttttttttcccctcttccaggAGGCTCTTTTCTCCTGTGGCTAAGGGTTACTAACAGTTTATCTTGTACAGGATTCCACTTTCACTTTCCTGGGCATCCTTAGAATACTAAGAATATCTGTGGAGTTTCAGTAATTTTTAACACTGTAGTTACAGTGTGTTACTACTCCACAAGTACTATGATGAGGAAATCCCCTAAACTTCTTAGCTTTAGATCCTAGGCTGGTTTTGTGGTGActtgttttttccttgagtATCTGTAAAATATGTTTATGCTTTTTAAAGCATTGGTTGTAGTTAGTTCACCTAAATAATATCTTGCAGAAACCCCTTTTCTGGTTTTACCCTCTGTTGTCCTCAGACTGGGTGGAATGAGGAGCAGCGCCTACACGTGTACTTTTGGAAGTGCTGTTTGTAACACTACAAGAGAGAGCTAACAATAGAGAGCTAATAGCACTGGCTCAAGAATACCAGGGTCTGTCTGGGGCTTCAGTACTTCTTTTCATTCTGCACTAGATAACAAACACAGCCTTTCCAGGCTTGTCAAGAtactcattttttaaagtaaaacagTAGCTTTTTATCTGGGTGGTTGGGGAGCCTTCTCTGACAAAGTTTCTTCAAAGTGTTTTTGCGTCTGAGAATATGGTTaggttttgctttgcttttatttttgtcgTTCCCTTCCTCTTCATAGTAGATACTTAGGAACCAGGTATCTGGGGCTGAAAGTCAATATGTCCCATCCCTCAGGCATTTGCCTCGTGTACCTGTTACAGAGCACACATATATTTTGGTTCACCCTGAAAATGTCCCCAGTGAAGTGTCTTCACAACATTTGTGGATAAGTGACTTATCTGGAATCAAACTGAGCAGTCTTTCTAGCAAGTGCTGACACAGAAGCTTTGAGAAACTTATATCGCATCCTCTACCAAGTAGGCGGGCAAACCCAGCTGTGCCTATCACTCGATGGAAGTGCAATGAGCAGGCTGCAAAAAAATCACCAGGCATAAATTCTCCCATGCCTGAATTCTCTTGATACTGCTCATCTGATAAAAAGTTAAATCCTTTCATTCCTTACTCAGCTAATAGAGCTTAACTGTAGGCCACACTGAGATAAAGCAATCCAGTTAAGAAGCTAAGTGCCTGGGTAGAAGCAAAATAAAGGCTATTAGCCTGAATAAATTACTGTGAGTTACCTGTCATTTATGTGTCTTCACTTGAATGCTTTCCATAGCATCACTTGCTTATTTCATGGCTTGCAGAATACTCATATTTCAACCTGGCCaattaaaaagctttataaTTAATTCTCAGGATGTATCAGTCTGGAAGGGGATAAAATTCCACACATACGTTTTTTCTGGAGGCTTGTGGTAGCCTGTGAGGAAGGGCTACTACACCAATGTATATAAAGGCCAGaatgttgtttttgttggtttttttaaaatttgggttGGGTTTTAGGAATTGGTATGTTGATCTCTCTTGGGTAGCTTATGCAGGTTTTGCCATGTGGAAAGCTTCAGAAATATTCAAATAGTATacttgtgtttaaaaaaactataccaagaggggaaaaaaattgggaCTTCTAATTGAGTAGATATGATACTGAATAGGTAAGAAAGCTGAACAGAATAGGTTAACCTGGAAGAAGAAAACTTGAAGAGTCATAGAAGAAAACTTGAAGAGTCATAGAAGAAGAGAGTAGGCCAGACTAAAAATTCCATTCTGCAGAAAGCAGGAGCATAGAAATGTGGTTTTCCTGTTTGGAAATCAAAACATTCATTTTCTCCTTCAAGTGGAGATTTTATGGAACTCAGATGTAAGCAGCATTGCCTTTACCTCTTAGTGCAATGGTTTACTTGACTGTGGTGTTCTGTTTTTGGTTCATTCCAGTTTTCCCCTATCTCGAGCAGCAGTGGTTTGCCCCTGCCTTAGGCAGTTTGTTGTCAATCTATTCACTCCACCCATGTTACTATGGTTTGTTAATGTATCCAAGTTCTCCCCACCCCAAGCCCCTTGTCTATCACCTGGCAACCCATCCCTTTCTTCTAGATTCTTCCCTCCTGGGCGTTGGGTGattgggcaggagctggggcccCTCCTCgatttttctttgatttgtcGACTTAGCTTGTCACTCTCAGCATGTATCTAAATTTCTATGTTCCTATTCGCTGTTGTAAGTGTACACCCCTACCCACCCCCTGCCTTTATAAGTTGCTGCACACCAGTTTTCCATGGCTCAGGTCGTCTCAGGTTGTCTCTCCCTGTTGTGCTCCCCTACCCTTGCACCTACCCTGTTTCCTCGCCTGGTCAGACAATAAATCTGACGTTCCTCGGCTTCCTGAGTCCTCCCTTTCTCTTCGCGTGCGTCGTGGCTTTCGCCCTCCCGTGAACTGCGAACCTACAGGTGCGGACCTGACTCAGAGTCGGGCAAGCACCCAGACTgcgagctgggctgtggagtgCCGGGACTCCAGCCATCTGCGCAGCCACAGGCTTGGCGCCCAACATGGGGCGGCCAGAAGTCGTCAGTGCCCGGACGCACCTGCTTGGATTTCCTGGGACCCTCCCAGAGGGTTGCGTTGTGGACTACGCCTGACTGCCTCATGCATTTGGATTTTATTCCTGCTGGGCGACAAGCCGCCCCTTAGTGCAGCACGCCCTCGTTTTAGAGGAGCGGTGCTCCtgggggacaaggacagcacCTCCTTGTGGCACCTAAAGGAACTGTCCTGCACGCGAGACCTCCCCTGTACTGCAGCCTTCGTTGGACCCACCGGCAGGGTGAGTTTCCTGTGACCGTTTGCGGTATCACCACCTTGCTCTCTTATTcgttttctctctccctctctttctggAGCAAGGGCCGGTTTGGGGCccccttttctcttttactttcGGTTTCTTTAGTTTTTCCTGCAGTAATTTGGGTTGAGCTGAGTTGCAGACTTCCCCAATTACCATCTCCGCGGGATGGGTGCTAAACTGTCCGTAACTCAAAAGGGAGTTTACTACCAAGTTGTGGGATCCCTGGGGGGAGGGAAGTTCAAGGttaataaaagggaaataaaaagtttaaTTCGGTGGCTAACTTCCAATTTTCCTGATGTTTCTCCAGCCTCGGTTCTGGACCCCAGCTTCTTAAAAAAGGTCCAGTCTAAATTACTAAGGGAGATCCAGACCGGGGAACTTTCGCTTGATAAACATCTATATTGGATTTCACTTCTGATTTCTATTCAAAAATCTAAATTTGATTCCAAGAAGCAGCCACCGGATCCCCagttctgccccagttctccctgtccctctgcccttgtcccttgtccctgtAACCCTCTTTCCCGCTCCGAGTCCCGGGGAAGAGCAGCCCGTGCCAGCCCCGCGCCAGGTGTCCACCACTCCCTGGGCTCCCCCCCGGCTGGGACCCCTCGCCCTGGAAGACCTGGCCAGTCTCCTGGGGAGCCTAACCCGATATCCCTCGCTCCTACCCCCACTACCCCAGTTAGACCCAGAGTTCGTATTCGGTCTCCCCATCAAAATGGCTCCTCAAAGCCACAAGATGGCGGAGACCGC
The nucleotide sequence above comes from Molothrus aeneus isolate 106 chromosome 2, BPBGC_Maene_1.0, whole genome shotgun sequence. Encoded proteins:
- the LOC136568744 gene encoding OX-2 membrane glycoprotein-like, which codes for MTLQALVFCLAYSGLGKANVVPQAGHTTVRTGDSVTLSCALTKPMDVLQVTWQKDSEELHDNIATYSETNGLRIQKPYEDRMNFTSLELNKTSITFWDTRMDDSGCYKCLFNVFPSGPLSGNTCLSVFGKFALGLRLQQTAERGEGEALAGSTEMALLGKSAKGPSDSSSSLEWGLNASVHHNISEDYLIVICNANGLPEPTITWNNLFNSTPTQKTVKHKNGIVSITSTLEIYNIQSISAQDLICKVSNTNETFEMPVKIKGEEGSSLLWLVIIVVLLVVMIVLILFWRKILCRRN